CGCCGCTCTTGGCGGCTTTGTCGAGCGCGGAAGTGACGGCGCGCAAGGCCGTCGCCGCTTCGGGCTTCTTTCCATCGGCGACCACGGCGAGGTAAGCGCGTTCCAAGGTCTTGAGGCGTGATTTGACGCTCTGATTGCGAAGGTGTTTGCGGGCGCTGTTTCGCATCCGGCGTTCCGCAGATTTTGTGTTAGGCATATTCCTGGTGCAATTCCTGGTTCAACAAGAGCGGGAACCGTAGCGAATCGCCCCGCGTTGTCAACCGCTTGTTCGTCCGTCCACGAAGTTTACATTTCCGTAACAACTCTTGATCCTGCCTGTGGCATGTTCAGGCTCGGAATCATGAAAGGCATCCGCCATCTGACCAATGTAGGGCAGGCTTCCAGCCTGCCTCTCTCCCCGTGAAATCCTTACCGCAGGACTCCAAGATGAAAGCCAATCCATTCG
This sequence is a window from Verrucomicrobiota bacterium. Protein-coding genes within it:
- a CDS encoding 30S ribosomal protein S20; this encodes MPNTKSAERRMRNSARKHLRNQSVKSRLKTLERAYLAVVADGKKPEAATALRAVTSALDKAAKSGVIHSATASRKKSRLSIRLNTLK